A region of Drosophila suzukii chromosome 2L, CBGP_Dsuzu_IsoJpt1.0, whole genome shotgun sequence DNA encodes the following proteins:
- the wb gene encoding laminin subunit alpha-1 isoform X3 encodes MSASDKRTVKMSDASIKPRKLQKHLRAAAKPRRIITTTLLQLCVYLFCITQTLQQQQQQHRQQQHGQPEGNMLQQHHQTSVNSSVNINISRQFNEIIQTATASAMASSTGSVSGSGAVTFASATAATTTITPGRRKLRRKFQSQQQHRNVTLGRRRKLRLHPYHRRNSTHATRTTTVASVSATAATLIPKMPLQPFNYHTHLHSSFQQQQQQQQHIAGGKITQQQQQQQQQQVHVVSVTPHPLQRQQPGFALVPATYYQQHQQQQQQQRTLLGNLTQQQQQQQQQHLLLQPGPNILVYSNLGPIPPCPPGLLSGSGMPVYTQQQHFIPLRSTTTPRPRQLECHCSSVGSLSSDCDKRTGQCACLENVTGRRCDKCRAGHWNLTAGEGCRDCRCDPHGSRGHECNPWTGQCDCKIGVGGQHCNECTEGFFGFSTEGCQRCSACRSEGQVCDPHNGRCICPKFTRGLGCGQCVPGTWGWQARRGCRECECDHIGSIGQQCATSDGQCQCREGYAGRNCDTCSVGYFGYPECRRCGCDPEGSFTQSDGSIACDSNGQCPCKSLVVGLKCDTCMQSTFGLSALNPEGCTRCFCFGRSGECEQSDLSWGHIRMAESRNLSIQQIRPQNVPSTDYEYIVVVQMEGSGFHREDAEIQRMNDLSLVPKSTGNVSIGAYGHFYHPLYFQLPPQFYGDRTSSYGGFLYFTLITEGAHKPLERNVLGQYPLVQLHAHSKLLLDFYEYEEFEYSLNVTHRVPLHESFWKYHHTSQAVDRNTLMAALQNIRHIFIRAFAFADFHEVVLQNVHMDAAIYIKGSTNLIAKGVERCKCPKRFAGLSCQDPGRSFYRWRNTTVVESVFIEDLIGRSAPCHCNGRSSDCDRETGICQNCRANSGGDHCNQCAEGFYGDPNSPHGCQACPCPETNRNFARGCNVWNGEVSCVCKPGYTGRLCERCQAGYFGDPMRYPNTTCQPCNCHPDGIRAEGCDSETGRCYCREGVTGLKCDKCQAERFHLVDNGCRICDNCTLLLLDYVELVGHKLRRGMHNMDLTGIPAPYRKLSQYESAYDDWNERHRDFSQAKRRLQDYDSADILKLEAHAENLKFQSRKVVATIGKREFAVKSMQEDAVAQQHIVGSIREEIHQTLSDLRGYGKSSHHLSLPTALKQARFYLQAIREHDQMVQGIRSTNDCAWRHFYAMGNASDAAFDESARLEMLWRDLNQTNHRVVDMRLQVDRVQEVESEAEDVLEHVRNLSVYVGESHQELNDLNQRITEHLDPGYLEQGEGLVRLTLQRQILLNGHLNQLDGSRLVLNTTLGVKSEQQREVRKHWLPKAEKHANHLLARSNEYARQFQPTRNGARIAMLASSAHSNITKAINDARQASILAKVRVYEAQRTLYPTDGSSMIVRAQHSLDRSRQLQQEALKQMHKSNVLKDKLHRQEQQVEGIKATIYDSGHRTNNISGQLQGLSEGSARRQAKEGLELAERTGEQMRAELRLAKEMQESIQSMRNSFSNLEPDWEIKLGMAQENISLTQTNLRLANVSLSYLEQQAEKEQQVFEVWNNSMAQQLQHLRDQIAKARHAAEAIDVSLESLGPKCSRSYLPASYGLSTSNKLRMSFALSNHLESSPLIQLVSSEGRHITLELYKRRVRLVWNLGGTTATVTHPMVVQTRDPKYDDAWYHVEANRTLNLGSLMVRRMNNYGELTPANPVTITGSTDTEHTRFYQSRNDRISLGGFASKDLQFTPGLNVVVHQVEVDNKPLGLWNFVTSEGSCGGSMIGAKESSASSTARHFNGLGYAQLMKTRPRPTRKNLFSVQMTFRTLDENALLFLAVDDKNNRSVSVTLSRGRIMFRIDYGDESKLEINTTKKYNVGQWIKIEAAREFSAKRSTENGMLRVNNDRPISGAPTLPVNIHLLPDLSKAVYYLGGVPPGFTSGTSKAPGADNPFLGCMKDVQVNGETYDPLESSSIYGVEPSCKEMITKAGFSGNGYLELPSQSLRKRSNTALVFRTLQPDCLLLLAAYPPEILADYDAKDIKGNFSISLVDGQLHVWVNSGRSFVKMSSNFSQMNDGEFHVVNLIKTGRKLELMVDDELQETRNLNGNPTVVSLPRDAGGLYIGGAPPHESYTPLAPTFVNLEGAIRDVVFNNRTMNFNDALTFSNVQIGRNGPLMGSLKGGLYDVLLKTEPMIGKSFTASPEGCKRIGSYSYEPNAFKFGDDIYSYSQLKLPERHFWQRNFHLTFDFRSFYPNGMLYLSPGSKEKPKHYVALILKDGQLVLVVRGRRREELQLTAKLNDGEWHRVTISCQDRKVTMSVEIGRTDQKTSAQMKLPKKIGASQLLLVGGLPQSPVKVSSEMYVRLEPFKGCLRRVSINNSTQDLARPGKHSNVGQCFPTVERGSYFPGDAYAIYKKNFNVGKYLDLETEFRTSELSGILLSVSDPNGFPALSLELYNGNIIFSCDLGNGMPMRVESSLPSKYALCDNKWHNISALYDGEQLVLRIDQLPAVISVGNQRSAGKVQTRSPLYIGGLPETAPSGSLMSRENFKGCIRHVSIRNERRDWIDMEDLRNVLLSECLVSSDDS; translated from the exons atgtCAGCGTCTGACAAACGAACTGTCAAGATGTCAGATGCGTCAATAAAGCCACGTAAATTACAAAAACATCTGCGGGCAGCAGCAAAGCCCCGTCGCATTATAACAACGACATTGTTGCAGCTATGCGTCTACCTATTCTGCATAACGCAAacgctgcagcagcagcaacagcaacaccgacagcagcaacatggcCAGCCCGAGGGCAACATGCTGCAGCAACATCACCAAACCAGTGTAAATAGCAGTGTAAATATCAATATAAGCAGGCAATTCAATGAAATTATCCAAACGGCAACGGCCAGTGCAATGGCCAGTAGTACCGGATCGGTTTCGGGATCGGGAGCAGTAACTTTTGCATCGGCAACGGCAGCAACAACGACCATAACTCCAGGACGTCGAAAGCTGCGTCGCAAGTTCCAGAGCCAACAACAACACCGCAATGTGACCTTGGGCAGGAGGCGAAAATTGCGTTTGCATCCCTACCACCGTCGCAATTCCACACATGCAACACGAACCACAACGGTGGCAAGTGTCTCTGCCACGGCAGCAACATTGATACCAAAGATGCCCCTGCAGCCCTTCAACTATCACACCCACCTGCACTCCAGcttccagcagcagcagcaacagcagcaacatattGCTGGTGGGAAAATTAcccaacagcagcaacagcaacagcagcaacaagtGCATGTTGTTTCCGTAACACCGCACCCGCTCCAGAGGCAACAGCCTGGATTTGCCTTAGTGCCAGCAACCTACTatcagcaacaccaacagcagcagcagcagcaacgaACATTGCTGGGCAACCTtacccagcagcaacagcagcagcagcagcaacatctccTCCTACAACCTGGCCCAAACATTTTGGTCTACAGCAACTTGGGCCCAATACCACCCTGTCCGCCGGGCCTGCTTTCCGGCTCGGGAATGCCGGTCTATACGCAACAGCAGCACTTTATACCGCTGCGATCCACAACGACCCCTCGGCCCCGGCAACTTG AATGTCACTGCAGCAGTGTGGGATCTCTATCTTCGGATTGTGACAAGCGAACTGGACAATGCGCCTGCCTGGAAAATGTCACTGGAAGGAGGTGCGACAAGTGTCGAGCGGGTCATTGGAACCTCACCGCGGGTGAGGGATGCCGGGATTGTCGCTGCGATCCGCATGGATCCCGGGGACATGAGTGCAATCCGTGGACGGGTCAGTGCGACTGCAAGATCGGGGTTGGAGGTCAGCACTGCAACGAGTGCACGGAGGGCTTCTTTGGCTTCAGCACCGAAGGTTGCCAGCGATGCTCGGCATGCAGGTCAGAGGGTCAGGTGTGCGATCCGCACAATGGCCGCTGCATCTGCCCCAAGTTCACCCGCGGCCTGGGATGTGGACAATGTGTTCCGGGCACCTGGGGCTGGCAGGCACGCCGGGGTTGCCGCGAATGTGAGTGCGATCACATCGGCTCCATTGGTCAGCAGTGTGCCACCAGCGATGGACAGTGCCAGTGCCGAGAGGGTTACGCGGGCAGGAACTGCGACACCTGCTCCGTGGGTTACTTTGGCTATCCGGAGTGCCGGCGTTGTGGCTGCGATCCAGAGGGCTCCTTTACGCAATCAGATGGTTCCATTGCCTGTGACTCGAATGGTCAGTGTCCCTGCAAGTCCCTAGTGGTGGGTCTCAAATGTGACACCTGCATGCAAAGCACCTTTGGACTATCGGCCCTCAATCCCGAAGGCTGCACCCGCTGCTTCTGCTTCGGGCGATCCGGCGAATGTGAGCAGAGTGATCTGTCCTGGGGTCACATCCGGATGGCCGAGTCCAGGAATCTCAGCATCCAGCAGATAAGACCGCAGAACGTACCCAGCACGGATTACGAGTACATAGTGGTGGTCCAGATGGAGGGCAGTGGTTTTCACCGAGAGGATGCAGAGATCCAGCGCATGAATGATCTGAGCTTAGTGCCCAAATCCACGGGTAATGTCTCCATCGGAGCATATGGACATTTTTACCACCCACTCTACTTCCAACTGCCACCGCAGTTCTACGGAGATCGGACCAGCAGCTATGGTGGCTTTCTCTACTTCACTCTGATCACCGAGGGTGCCCACAAGCCATTGGAGCGAAATGTTTTGGGTCAGTACCCACTGGTTCAATTGCACGCCCATTCCAAATTATTGCTGGACTTCTACGAATACGAGGAGTTCGAGTACTCCTTGAATGTGACCCACCGCGTACCACTGCATGAGTCCTTCTGGAAGTACCACCACACCAGTCAGGCCGTGGATCGGAACACTCTGATGGCCGCCCTCCAGAACATTCGGCACATCTTCATCCGAGCTTTTGCATTTGCCGATTTTCATGAAGTTGT cCTCCAGAATGTACACATGGATGCGGCAATCTATATAAAGGGTTCCACCAATCTAATAGCCAAGGGAGTGGAACGTTGTAAATGTCCCAAGCGCTTTGCTGGACTGTCTTGCCAGGATCCGGGCAGATCCTTCTACAGGTGGCGCAACACCACCGTGGTGGAGAGCGTATTCATTGAGGATCTGATAGGAAGATCAGCTCCCTGTCATTGCAATGGCCGCAGCAGTGATTGCGATCGGGAAACTGGAATATGTCAG AACTGTCGGGCCAATAGTGGCGGTGATCACTGTAATCAATGTGCTGAGGGCTTCTACGGTGATCCCAACTCGCCACACGGCTGTCAGGCCTGTCCGTGTCCGGAGACCAACAGGAACTTTGCCCGGGGCTGCAATGTCTGGAATGGAGAAGTCAGTTGTGTCTGCAAGCCGGGGTACACAGGAAGATTGTGTGAGCGGTGCCAAGCAGGATATTTCGGAGATCCGATGAGGTATCCAAACACTACTTGCCAGCCATGCAACTGCCATCCGGATGGCATCCGAGCCGAGGGCTGCGATTCAGAGACAGGAAGATGCTACTGTAGAGAGGGAGTCACAGGACTGAAGTGCGACAAGTGTCAGGCGGAACGGTTCCATCTGGTGGATAACGGATGCAGGA TTTGCGACAATTGCACCCTTCTTCTCCTGGACTATGTAGAACTGGTGGGTCATAAGCTGCGTCGCGGAATGCACAACATGGATCTGACCGGAATTCCGGCGCCTTATCGAAAACTATCACAATACGAAAGTGCCTACGATGACTGGAATGAACGCCACAGAGACTTTAGCCAGGCCAAGAGGCGTCTTCAGGATTACGATTCCGCCGACATCCTCAAGCTCGAGGCGCATGCCGAAAATCTAAAGTTCCAGTCCCGCAAAGTAGTGGCTACCATAGGAAAACGGGAGTTTGCCGTCAAATCGATGCAAGAGGATGCTGTGGCCCAACAGCACATTGTGGGCTCAATCCGCGAGGAGATCCATCAAACCTTGTCGGATTTGCGAGGTTACGGAAAGAGTTCCCATCATCTGAGCCTGCCGACGGCTCTGAAGCAGGCCCGTTTCTATCTCCAGGCCATTCGTGAGCACGACCAAATGGTCCAAGGAATCCGCAGCACGAATGACTGCGCCTGGCGGCACTTTTACGCCATGGGTAATGCCTCGGATGCGGCCTTCGACGAGAGTGCCCGCTTGGAGATGCTCTGGAGGGATTTGAATCAGACGAATCATCGGGTGGTGGACATGCGACTGCAAGTTGATCGCGTTCAGGAGGTGGAGAGCGAAGCGGAGGATGTCCTGGAGCATGTACGCAATTTAAGTGTCTATGTGGGTGAATCTCACCAGGAGCTGAATGACCTAAACCAGCGGATAACCGAACACCTCGATCCTGGCTATCTGGAGCAGGGCGAGGGATTGGTGAGGCTGACACTCCAGCGGCAAATCCTACTGAATGGGCATCTCAACCAGCTGGATGGATCACGGTTGGTACTAAATACCACTCTGGGTGTTAAGTCCGAGCAGCAGCGGGAGGTTCGCAAGCACTGGCTTCCCAAGGCGGAGAAACATGCCAATCACCTGCTGGCACGATCCAATGAGTACGCCCGCCAGTTCCAGCCCACCAGGAATGGTGCCCGCATAGCCATGCTGGCCAGCTCGGCACACAGTAATATAACTAAGGCTATCAACGATGCTCGACAAGCTTCGATTTTGGCAAAGGTGAGGGTGTATGAGGCCCAACGAACTCTCTATCCCACCGATGGCAGCTCCATGATAGTTCGAGCCCAGCATTCGCTGGACAGATCACGACAACTCCAGCAAGAAGCCCTCAAACAGATGCATAAATCCAATGTGCTGAAGGACAAACTGCATCGGCAGGAGCAGCAGGTGGAGGGCATTAAGGCCACCATATACGATTCCGGCCACCGCACAAACAATATATCCGGACAACTACAGGGTCTGTCCGAGGGTTCAGCCCGTCGGCAGGCCAAGGAGGGCCTGGAACTGGCCGAACGGACGGGGGAACAAATGCGAGCCGAACTGCGACTGGCCAAGGAAATGCAGGAGTCCATACAGAGCATGCGGAATTCGTTCTCCAATCTGGAACCCGACTGGGAAATCAAACTGGGCATGGCCCAGGAGAACATATCGCTGACCCAGACCAACCTGCGGCTGGCCAACGTATCCCTGAGCTACCTGGAGCAGCAGGCCGAGAAGGAGCAGCAGGTGTTCGAAGTCTGGAACAACAGCATGGCCCAGCAACTGCAGCACCTCAGAGATCAGATTGCCAAGGCCAGGCATGCGGCAGAAGCG ATCGATGTCTCCCTGGAGTCCCTGGGCCCGAAATGCAGTCGTTCCTACCTACCAGCTTCGTATGGCTTGAGCACCTCGAACAAGCTACGCATGAGCTTTGCACTATCGAATCACCTCGAGAGTTCTCCACTGATCCAATTGGTGAGCAGCGAGGGACGTCACATTACACTGGAGCTTTACAAACGTCGAGTGCGCCTGGTGTGGAATCTTGGAGGCACAACGGCCACCGTCACACATCCCATGGTGGTGCAGACGCGGGATCCCAAGTATGATGACGCCTGGTACCATGTGGAGGCCAATAGGACTCTCAATTTGGGCAGTCTAATGGTGCGTCGGATGAACAACTACGGTGAGCTGACTCCGGCCAATCCGGTGACCATAACAGGATCAACGGACACAGAACACACACGTTTCTATCAGTCTCGAAACGATCGCATATCGCTGGGCGGTTTCGCATCCAAGGATTTGCAATTCACACCGGGACTCAATGTGGTGGTGCACCAGGTGGAGGTGGACAACAAGCCGCTGGGTCTGTGGAACTTCGTGACCAGCGAGGGCAGTTGCGGGGGATCCATGATTGGGGCTAAGGAGTCGTCCGCCTCATCCACTGCTCGACATTTTAATGGACTGGGCTATGCCCAGCTGATGAAGACCCGGCCGCGACCCACTCGCAAGAATCTGTTCTCTGTGCAGATGACCTTCCGTACGCTGGACGAGAATGCCTTGCTCTTCCTGGCGGTTGATGACAAGAAC aaccGCTCGGTGTCGGTAACTTTGAGCCGGGGTCGGATCATGTTCCGCATCGACTATGGCGACGAGTCCAAGCTGGAGATAAACACCACCAAGAAGTACAATGTGGGCCAGTGGATCAAGATAGAGGCTGCGCGAGAGTTCTCTGCCAAACGTAGTACTGAGAACGGAATGTTGCGAGTAAACAACGATCGTCCAATTTCCGGAGCACCCACCCTACCCGTAAACATTCATCTGCTACCGGATCTTTCCAAGGCAGTCTATTATCTGGGCGGTGTTCCACCGG gTTTCACCTCGGGCACCTCCAAAGCTCCTGGAGCCGACAATCCCTTCCTGGGCTGCATGAAGGATGTCCAGGTGAATGGAGAGACCTACGATCCTCTGGAGAGTTCCAGCATCTATGGCGTGGAGCCCTCCTGCAAGGAGATGATCACCAA GGCGGGTTTCTCGGGCAACGGCTACTTGGAGCTGCCATCACAGTCGCTCCGAAAGCGCTCCAATACCGCTTTGGTGTTCCGAACCCTTCAGCCGGATTGCTTGCTGCTCCTGGCCGCCTATCCGCCTGAGATACTTGCCGACTACGATGCCAAGGACATTAAGGGCAACTTCTCCATTAGCCTGGTAGATGGCCAACTGCATGTGTGGGTCAACTCGGGACGCAGCTTCGTTAAGATGTCATCGAACTTCAGTCAAATGAACGATGGGGAGTTCCATGTGGTCAATCTGATCAAGACGGGTCGCAAGCTGGAACTGATGGTGGACGATGAACTGCAGGAGACTCGCAACTTGAACGGCAATCCCACGGTGGTCAGTCTTCCGCGGGACGCAGGAGGCCTCTATATAGGAGGAGCCCCTCCCCACGAGAGCTATACTCCTTTGGCGCCGACCTTCGTTAACCTAGAAGGAGCCATTCGGGATGTGGTCTTCAATAACCGAACCATGAACTTCAACGACGCCCTGACCTTCTCCAATGTTCAGATCGGACGCAATGGTCCCTTGATGGGCAGTCTCAAAGGAGGACTGTACGATGTCCTGCTGAAAACGGAACCCATGATTGGAAAGAGTTTCACAGCCTCGCCTGAAGGCTGCAAGCGG ATCGGCAGCTACTCCTACGAGCCGAATGCCTTTAAGTTCGGAGACGACATCTATAGCTATTCCCAGCTGAAATTGCCGGAGCGTCACTTCTGGCAGCGAAACTTCCACCTGACCTTCGACTTCCGCTCCTTCTATCCCAATGGAATGCTGTATTTATCCCCGGGCAGTAAGGAGAAGCCCAAGCACTATGTGGCTCTCATTCTAAAGGATGGACAGTTGGTCCTGGTGGTGCGAGGTCGTCGGCGCGAGGAGCTCCAGCTGACCGCCAAGTTAAACGATGGCGAGTGGCACAGAGTGACTATTAGCTGCCAGGATCGCAAGGTCACCATGTCCGTGGAAATCGGGCGTACCGACCAGAAGACCTCCGCTCAGATGAAGCTGCCCAAGAAGATTGGCGCCTCGCAGTTGCTGCTCGTTGGCGGCTTGCCACAGTCTCCGGTCAAGGTCTCCTCGGAGATGTATGTCCGCCTGGAGCCATTCAAGGGCTGTCTACGACGGGTCAGCATCAACAACAGCACACAGGATCTGGCCCGACCCGGCAAACACTCCAATGTGGGTCAGTGCTTCCCGACGGTGGAGAGGGGCAGCTATTTTCCCGGCGATGCCTATGCCATATACA AGAAAAACTTTAATGTGGGCAAGTACCTGGATCTGGAAACGGAATTTAGAACTTCAGAGCTATCGGGTATACTGCTAAGTGTCTCTGATCCAAATGGTTTCCCAGCCCTTTCGCTAGAACTGTATAATGGCAAT ATAATATTCTCCTGCGATCTTGGAAACGGAATGCCAATGCGTGTGGAGTCATCTCTGCCTAGCAAATATGCCTTGTGTGACAACAAATGGCATAATATCTCGGCTCTATACGACGGCGAGCAGCTTGTGTTGAGGATCGATCAGTTGCCAGCCGTGATTAGTGTGGGAAATCAGAGGAGTGCAGGGAAGGTGCAAACCCGCTCTCCACTCTATATAGGCGGGCTGCCAG AGACTGCTCCCAGTGGATCCCTGATGTCGAGGGAGAACTTCAAGGGTTGCATCCGCCACGTGTCCATCCGGAACGAGCGACGGGACTGGATCGACATGGAGGATCTGAGGAACGTGCTCCTCAGCGAGTGCCTCGTGTCCAGCGATGATAGCTGA